The Candidatus Methanomethylicota archaeon genome has a segment encoding these proteins:
- a CDS encoding P1 family peptidase, with the protein MRVRDIGLRIGVFDTGASDSIVDVKGVMVGHCTIIEGEGKLIPGKGPIRTGVTVIFPHEDRNVFKSKVVASSFVINGFGKPIGLIQLNELGQLETPIALTNTLNVGIVADAIIEYMLSLNSDIGVSTGTVNPVVLECNDGFLNDIRGRHVKHEHVFKAIENASSNPVVEGNVGAGTGMSCFEFKGGIGSASRVLPKEAGGYVVGVLVLSNFGRREDLTIAGIPVGLKLKDYGVRGGDGSGSIVVIVATDAPLTARQLHRLAKRATHGIARTGGYSSHGSGDFVVAFSTANRIPHYEESPTRELQVLSEGYMSYLFKATVEAVEEAILNSMFMAETMVGRDNHVRYALPIDLVVDLLEKHGIIKG; encoded by the coding sequence GTGAGGGTTAGGGATATTGGATTAAGGATAGGTGTATTTGATACTGGAGCTAGTGATTCGATAGTTGATGTTAAGGGGGTTATGGTTGGACATTGCACCATTATTGAGGGTGAGGGGAAGCTTATTCCAGGTAAGGGTCCAATTAGGACTGGTGTAACTGTGATATTCCCACATGAGGATAGGAATGTTTTTAAGAGTAAGGTTGTGGCAAGTTCATTTGTAATTAATGGTTTTGGTAAACCCATTGGTTTAATTCAATTGAATGAGCTTGGACAATTGGAAACACCAATAGCTTTAACCAACACATTGAATGTGGGTATAGTGGCTGATGCAATCATAGAGTATATGTTAAGTTTAAATTCAGATATAGGTGTTAGTACTGGCACTGTTAATCCAGTTGTATTGGAGTGTAATGATGGATTCTTGAATGACATTAGGGGGAGACATGTTAAGCATGAACACGTCTTTAAAGCTATTGAAAATGCCTCCTCAAACCCCGTTGTTGAGGGTAATGTTGGGGCTGGAACTGGTATGTCATGTTTCGAGTTTAAGGGTGGAATAGGCTCTGCTTCGAGGGTGCTACCCAAGGAGGCTGGAGGATACGTTGTGGGTGTACTGGTTTTATCCAATTTTGGTCGTAGGGAGGATTTAACTATAGCTGGAATTCCCGTTGGGTTGAAGTTGAAGGATTACGGTGTTAGGGGTGGTGATGGAAGTGGATCTATAGTGGTTATAGTGGCTACAGATGCACCTTTAACTGCCAGGCAACTTCATAGATTAGCTAAACGTGCAACTCATGGTATTGCGAGGACCGGTGGATACTCATCCCATGGTAGTGGCGATTTTGTTGTGGCATTCTCCACAGCTAATAGGATACCACACTATGAGGAATCTCCAACCCGTGAACTTCAAGTGTTAAGTGAGGGGTATATGTCGTACTTGTTTAAAGCTACTGTGGAGGCTGTTGAAGAAGCCATTTTGAACTCAATGTTTATGGCTGAAACGATGGTGGGTAGGGATAATCATGTTAGGTATGCTCTTCCAATAGATTTAGTTGTCGATTTGCTGGAGAAGCATGGCATCATTAAAGGTTAA
- a CDS encoding DUF763 domain-containing protein produces MGISGIAELPLHYGKAPRWLFQRMVKLASEMLEIMYNEFGELKIMERLSNPIWFQAFSNVLGFDWHSSGSTTVTCGVLREALNKVEINLALAGGKGRKSLETINDIKSISSKFGLNEEDTAKLEENSRLTAKVDNVALQDGFTIYHHAMLISREGKWCVIQQGMNINLKYARRYHWFSEDIRDMVEEPHKAISCQIKMERVLNLVDRESAEARKTIVDIANEGPTKIRRYLAEANRILCRSEGIDKWINKSITTNRRISSEDYIIYKPIDEKRIDWRKLEEIYSVKVEGFKNLLLYPGIGPKTIRALSLISELIYNEPPSKRDPVTHIYDPVKWSYAVGGKDGIPYPISKKHYDEVIFELRNIVEAIRRDEEEKRMAFRNLKRISEKWSVEI; encoded by the coding sequence ATGGGGATATCTGGAATAGCGGAATTACCATTACATTATGGTAAAGCCCCAAGATGGCTCTTCCAGAGAATGGTAAAATTGGCATCTGAAATGCTTGAAATAATGTACAATGAATTTGGGGAATTGAAGATAATGGAGAGGTTGAGCAACCCAATATGGTTTCAAGCATTCAGCAATGTTCTAGGATTTGATTGGCATTCTTCAGGGTCAACCACAGTGACATGTGGAGTCTTAAGGGAAGCACTAAACAAAGTGGAAATAAATTTAGCATTAGCTGGGGGTAAGGGTAGGAAGAGCCTTGAAACCATAAACGACATAAAGAGCATATCGAGCAAATTCGGGTTAAATGAGGAGGATACAGCCAAACTTGAGGAGAATAGTAGATTAACTGCAAAGGTGGATAATGTAGCATTACAAGATGGATTCACAATATACCATCATGCAATGCTAATATCCAGAGAAGGGAAATGGTGCGTAATACAGCAAGGAATGAACATCAACCTAAAATATGCAAGGAGATACCACTGGTTCTCAGAGGATATAAGGGATATGGTTGAAGAACCACATAAAGCAATATCATGTCAAATAAAGATGGAAAGAGTGTTAAATCTAGTGGATAGGGAGAGTGCGGAGGCTAGGAAAACCATAGTGGACATAGCTAATGAGGGGCCTACGAAGATAAGAAGATACTTAGCTGAAGCAAATAGAATACTATGCAGAAGTGAAGGGATCGATAAATGGATAAACAAATCCATAACGACCAATAGAAGGATTAGCAGTGAGGATTACATAATATATAAACCAATAGATGAGAAGAGGATTGATTGGCGTAAACTTGAGGAAATATATAGCGTTAAGGTAGAAGGCTTCAAGAACCTCTTGCTATATCCAGGCATAGGTCCAAAGACCATTAGAGCTTTATCACTAATCTCAGAACTCATATACAATGAACCTCCGTCAAAGAGGGATCCAGTAACACACATATATGATCCAGTGAAGTGGTCTTATGCGGTTGGAGGTAAAGATGGAATTCCATATCCGATATCCAAGAAGCATTACGATGAAGTAATATTCGAATTGAGGAACATAGTGGAAGCTATAAGGAGGGATGAAGAGGAAAAGAGGATGGCTTTCAGAAACCTTAAAAGGATATCTGAAAAATGGAGTGTTGAAATTTAA